A single region of the Tachyglossus aculeatus isolate mTacAcu1 chromosome X1, mTacAcu1.pri, whole genome shotgun sequence genome encodes:
- the LOC119950074 gene encoding aldo-keto reductase family 1 member C3 homolog, producing the protein MPETIDHTLSIFMNIIESINQYYLLSSHHAQMADGTVKREDIFYTGKLWSTYHRPELVQKRLEQSLKDLQLDYLDLFIIHYPYSFKPGEEFLPLDGNKKPTPDDVDLRTTWEALEACKDASLVRSIGVSNFSRKHLEMILSKPGLKYKSVCNQVECHLYLNQSKLLEFCKANDITLVAYSVLGSQRNKLWVDQSTPVLLEDPVLGAVAKKHNRTPALVSLHNQLQRGAVVLTKSFNEKRIQENMQVFDFQLDSEDMETLDHLNRNMCYIKEDLSAHPSKLGQKGHNWKVEPWQGSW; encoded by the exons ATGCCTGAAACTATAGATCATACACTTTCTATTTTCATGAATATcattgaatccatcaatcaatactacCTATTGAGCAGCCACCATGCACAGATGGCAGATGGCACCGTCAAGAGGGAGGACATATTTTACACCGGGAAGCTGTGGTCCACTTATCACCGCCCAGAGTTGGTTCAGAAACGTCTGGAGCAATCGCTGAAGGACCTGCAGCTGGATTATCTCGATCTCTTCATCATCCACTACCCCTACTCTTTTAAGCCCGGAGAAGAGTTTCTACCACTGGATGGAAACAAGAAACCAACCCCAGATGACGTAGACCTTCGAACTACATGGGAGGCCCTGGAGGCATGCAAAGATGCCAGCTTGGTCAGATCCATCGGTGTCTCCAACTTCAGCCGCAAACACCTGGAGATGATCTTGTCTAAGCCAGGACTTAAGTACAAATCCGTCTGCAATCAGGTGGAGTGTCACCTTTATCTCAACCAGAGCAAACTGCTGGAGTTCTGCAAGGCCAACGACATCACCTTGGTGGCATATAGTGTGCTGGGGTCGCAGAGAAATAAGCTCTGGGTGGATCAGAGTACCCCAGTGCTGCTGGAGGACCCGGTGCTGGGCGCTGTCGCCAAGAAACACAACCGCAccccggccctggtttccctgcACAACCAGCTGCAGCGTGGGGCTGTGGTTCTGACCAAGAGCTTCAACGAGAAGCGGATACAAGAGAACATGCAGGTGTTTGATTTCCAGCTGGACTCCGAGGACATGGAAACCCTTGACCACCTCAACAGGAACATGTGTTACATTAAGGAAGACTTatcagcccaccct AGCAAACTGGGCCAGAAGGGGCACAACTGGAAGGTGGAGCCATGGCAGGGCTCCTGGTGA